A single genomic interval of Amblyraja radiata isolate CabotCenter1 chromosome 33, sAmbRad1.1.pri, whole genome shotgun sequence harbors:
- the LOC116991175 gene encoding uncharacterized protein LOC116991175, with amino-acid sequence MAKDQKEWVVAKVLGPDEHSKLEDSVRVQFIHFEPAGIFGWILSGKNAVEEFLAETEQPEIVGHLQHRPKTRGHVQRTTLTELHRGVHKIPNPIVCLTPNDLILFKLNIHQSNRSLGHYPVYQKDHLFNTNSEWDFGSFRKLDYFIRETNVNITRFAHAFMEPGKFVFHDNAEAERTLIVCVSRFSAECDAALSVQPSSPFQLLRHGILKRQNLNLTPDWVFITGTLSVLAVMTAMFTVAALMLKPDQSSLNPMQKWKPKWRSLGEPYIPPGYVIMKDSLDFYEALGPRGAGEGSETEESTHIIAKRAQEIELEDFSVRTLFDKLEDQNLHLASQLNKQKSDLQAFYRHISLQMQELKDMLECLNPYEFPSIEGKWVTVDKLETTTTTNNEPLDTMKGGGDRQRLEELFCHLHTLVCKINSGHITISGEIIEKAHKRFGYPGGLATSTQDKIDPKSIIVQVSIEVIACPFQ; translated from the exons ATGGCCAAGGACCAGAAAGAGTGG GTTGTGGCGAAAGTGCTTGGGCCAGATGAACACAGTAAACTTGAAGACAGTGTGAGAGTCCAGTTCATCCACTTTGAGCCTGCTGGAATTTTTGGTTGGATTTTGTCAGGAAAGAATGCAGTTGAGGAGTTCCTCGCAG AGACGGAGCAGCCTGAAATAGTTGGACATCTACAGCATCGACCAAAAACACGAGGACACGTGCAAAGGACCACTCTCACCGAGTTGCATAGAGGAGTTCACAAAATTCCAAACCCCATTGTCTGCCTAACACCAAATGACTTGATCCTCTTCAAGCTCAACATCCACCAAAGCA ATCGAAGTTTGGGTCACTACCCTGTTTACCAAAAAGACCACCTGTTCAACACAAATTCAGAGTGGGATTTTGGATCCTTCAGGAAGTTGGATTATTTTATCAGAGAAACTAATGTCAACATcaccag ATTTGCACATGCTTTCATGGAACCTGGGAAGTTCGTCTTTCATGATAATGCAGAAGCTGAGCGCACACTGATTGTATGTGTCAGCAGGTTTAGTGCGGAATGTGACGCTGCTCTATCTGTCCAGCCATCCTCTCCCTTCCAACTGTTGAGACATGGAATTCTAAAACGACAAAATCTCAACCTGACTCCAGACTGGGTCTTCATTACAG GAACTCTTAGTGTCCTGGCTGTGATGACTGCAATGTTCACAGTGGCAGCCCTGATGTTGAAGCCTGACCAGTCTTCATTAAATCCCATGCAGAAGTGGAAACCAAAATGGCGCAGTTTGGGGGAACCTTACATCCCACCTGGATATGTCATAATGAAAGATAG CTTGGATTTCTATGAAGCTCTTGGACCCCGAGGTGCTGGAGAAGGATCAGAAACAGAAGAGTCAACCCACATAATAG CTAAAAGAGCACAGGAGATTGAACTGGAGGATTTTAGTGTCCGCACCTTGTTTGATAAACTGGAGGACCAGAACCTACACCTTGCTTCTCAGCTGAATAAACAGAAGAGTGACCTGCAGGCATTTTATCGACATATCAGCCTTCAGATGCAGGAGCTAAAG GATATGTTAGAATGTTTAAATCCTTACGAATTCCCAAGTATAGAAGGAAAATGGGTAACAGTAGACAAGTTGGAAACCACAACCACCACTAATAATGAACCTCTGGACACAATGAAAG GAGGAGGAGACAGGCAGCGACTTGAGGAACTATTTTGTCATCTACACACCTTGGTTTGTAAAATCAACTCTGGACACATTACTATTTCTGGAGAAATAATTGAAAAGGCACACAAACGATTTGGATATCCAGGTGGTTTGGCTACGTCCACTCAAGATAAGATAGATCCAAAG agtatcattgtgcAAGTATCGATAGAAGTAATTGCTTGTCCATTTCAGTGA